In Devosia beringensis, a single window of DNA contains:
- a CDS encoding AAA domain-containing protein gives MASRPFLTIGIEDLEKAFDAQRDDPAFLKTLVAELKNRKTQRAAQLRDRAVQALGVSPKGKPAQPAATPARPKQTPPAAQVPEPALPRQIPPTPAPGNTGSAPALSRPPSVQLGRPPTSPARASADVAGLSQPERVMLTWTALEVLSPQSFRRPEDLASGDRQRVARFNERGLPWENGGEKSKPSYRLYYQVVLGSIDMEKAIGQLLSVYTDKRAERPPSSGESILATILVDREGRPVEEDAVALSSFAWGVPVALNGDLKALGDWPAAERTLLEALDKRVRRTDDSGKPEPLTLGDISSAHDWLVGQLGLPLDMVSPPSFCVRTYQWFKLDDTPETLLLNSFFLSDLDRARQLFQSGRATSNLKRYIGQTVPDTRRDLLHDQDAIADALDPAKMPLGRWPAAGRYPLVALQQAAVNLTAHHLKEDGILAVNGPPGTGKTTLLRDVVAHVVTERARVMATYTDPEMAFTNSKLRVKKGQAFLWMYELDAKLRGFEVVVASSNNKAVENVSAELPGLAAVADDAFPNGYFKTVSDALLERDSWGIVAAVLGNAGNRFKFSQRFWWDQDYGMSNYLKHATGTPTVIVEETDDGEKTKRPPIVVTREDPPADKDEALKRWRKARKRFQEAEAAARKVLDGASRLAALPNQIAETDALIAQLVPALSATNDRVNQLALGRPNAEVELQNARAEYLNNHDAQARLKEARPSFLSGLFNREGLRRWHAKYVEVARITQQARDTLESREKFRDQIVADHDHEVASLAAMVSRLQTQTAQREEFVRRAEALETALGGTAIDQSHFLRGHKERQLAAPWLAGQAALKRDDLFEAAINLHRAFVDAAARPLRHNLNLLMDSFGTRSFGSEEKDRLIPHLWSSLFLVVPVVSTTFASVARMFSNIGAEDIGWLLIDEAGQALPQAAVGAIMRSRRAVVVGDPLQIEPVVVLPDTLTDAVCKEFKVDETVYNAPAASAQTLADAATPYFASFETRIGSRDVGVPLLVHRRCADPMFGISNAIAYENLMVQAKATKQSPIVDALGPSRWINVEGSGQDKWCAAEGDEVISLLRMIRESGASPDLYIVTPFVVVQDRMRDLVRTSGVLTGWVDDVARWPYDRIGTVHTVQGREAEAVIFLLGAPMPQQKGARNWAGARPNILNVAVSRAQEALYVVGNRALWGQAGVFSELDRML, from the coding sequence TTGGCTAGCCGCCCTTTTCTGACAATAGGCATCGAGGATCTTGAAAAGGCATTTGACGCCCAGCGCGATGATCCTGCGTTCCTCAAGACGCTGGTCGCCGAACTAAAGAACCGCAAAACACAACGCGCCGCCCAACTCCGCGACCGTGCAGTGCAAGCGCTGGGTGTGTCGCCCAAGGGCAAACCCGCGCAACCTGCTGCAACGCCTGCGCGCCCTAAACAGACACCACCAGCGGCTCAGGTGCCCGAGCCTGCTCTGCCGCGCCAAATTCCGCCTACACCCGCGCCTGGCAATACAGGAAGCGCGCCCGCACTTTCACGCCCGCCTTCAGTGCAATTGGGCCGACCTCCGACTTCACCTGCGCGGGCTTCGGCCGATGTCGCTGGCCTCTCGCAGCCAGAGCGGGTCATGCTCACGTGGACAGCACTTGAGGTGCTGTCGCCACAGAGCTTTCGACGGCCCGAGGACTTAGCTAGTGGGGATCGTCAACGGGTTGCTCGGTTCAATGAGCGTGGACTGCCATGGGAAAACGGCGGTGAAAAATCAAAGCCGAGCTATCGGCTTTATTATCAGGTGGTGCTCGGTTCCATCGATATGGAGAAGGCTATCGGCCAACTGCTTTCGGTTTACACCGACAAGCGTGCTGAGCGGCCACCAAGCTCCGGTGAGAGCATTCTCGCGACCATTCTCGTCGACAGGGAAGGGCGCCCAGTCGAGGAAGATGCTGTAGCGCTCTCAAGCTTTGCTTGGGGCGTGCCCGTGGCGCTGAACGGCGATCTGAAGGCGCTCGGGGATTGGCCGGCCGCAGAGCGGACGTTGCTTGAAGCATTGGACAAGCGTGTTCGACGGACAGATGACTCCGGTAAGCCGGAACCCTTGACCTTAGGTGACATTTCTAGCGCACACGACTGGCTAGTAGGGCAGTTGGGTCTGCCGCTGGACATGGTCAGCCCGCCATCATTCTGCGTGCGGACATACCAATGGTTCAAGCTCGACGATACGCCCGAGACGTTGCTGCTCAATTCGTTCTTCCTGTCCGACTTGGACCGGGCGCGCCAACTGTTCCAATCGGGAAGAGCCACATCAAATCTCAAGCGCTACATCGGACAGACAGTCCCCGACACACGTCGCGACCTGCTGCACGATCAAGACGCTATTGCCGACGCGCTAGACCCTGCAAAGATGCCATTGGGACGGTGGCCGGCGGCCGGACGCTACCCTCTTGTGGCGCTGCAGCAAGCCGCGGTGAACCTGACGGCACATCACTTGAAGGAAGACGGCATTCTCGCCGTGAATGGCCCTCCAGGGACTGGCAAGACCACCCTGTTGCGAGATGTAGTCGCTCATGTCGTCACCGAGCGTGCACGCGTGATGGCGACTTACACTGACCCGGAAATGGCGTTCACCAACTCAAAACTAAGGGTCAAGAAAGGTCAGGCTTTTCTCTGGATGTATGAGCTCGATGCGAAGCTGCGCGGGTTCGAAGTCGTTGTTGCCTCGTCGAACAACAAAGCCGTTGAGAATGTCAGCGCCGAGCTGCCTGGTCTGGCGGCAGTAGCGGACGACGCTTTCCCCAATGGCTATTTCAAGACGGTATCTGATGCACTGCTTGAGCGGGATAGCTGGGGCATAGTTGCCGCAGTTCTTGGCAATGCTGGTAACCGCTTCAAGTTCAGTCAGCGCTTCTGGTGGGACCAGGACTACGGCATGTCCAACTACCTAAAGCATGCGACGGGAACGCCAACGGTCATTGTTGAGGAAACTGATGACGGTGAGAAGACCAAGCGGCCACCCATAGTCGTAACCAGGGAAGACCCGCCGGCCGACAAAGACGAGGCGCTGAAGCGCTGGCGAAAGGCACGCAAGCGATTTCAGGAGGCCGAGGCGGCCGCAAGAAAAGTGCTTGATGGCGCTTCACGTCTAGCCGCGCTGCCCAATCAGATCGCCGAAACCGATGCACTGATAGCGCAATTGGTCCCGGCGCTTAGTGCTACCAACGACCGTGTCAATCAGCTCGCATTGGGGAGGCCGAACGCAGAGGTCGAACTTCAAAATGCCAGGGCGGAGTATCTCAATAACCATGATGCACAAGCCCGTTTGAAAGAAGCGAGACCCTCGTTCCTGAGTGGGCTTTTCAATCGTGAGGGCCTCAGGCGCTGGCACGCGAAATACGTTGAGGTTGCAAGGATCACACAACAAGCACGGGACACTTTGGAAAGCCGCGAAAAGTTCCGCGACCAAATTGTCGCTGACCACGATCACGAGGTGGCTAGCTTGGCGGCAATGGTCTCCCGGCTTCAAACGCAAACGGCACAGCGCGAAGAGTTCGTCAGGCGTGCGGAGGCGCTGGAGACTGCCCTTGGCGGGACTGCGATTGACCAGTCCCACTTCCTGCGTGGCCATAAGGAGCGGCAGTTGGCTGCTCCGTGGCTGGCCGGCCAGGCAGCGTTAAAACGGGACGACCTATTTGAAGCGGCGATCAATCTTCATCGCGCTTTTGTAGACGCAGCCGCACGTCCCCTACGACACAACCTCAATTTGCTGATGGATAGCTTCGGCACAAGGTCGTTCGGCAGCGAGGAAAAAGACCGCCTAATCCCGCACCTTTGGTCGAGCCTGTTTTTGGTAGTGCCTGTAGTCTCGACCACGTTCGCCTCGGTCGCTCGAATGTTCTCCAATATCGGCGCCGAGGACATCGGCTGGCTGCTCATAGATGAAGCTGGCCAGGCGCTCCCACAGGCAGCAGTTGGCGCTATCATGCGTTCACGACGAGCTGTTGTGGTAGGCGATCCGCTTCAGATCGAGCCAGTCGTAGTGCTGCCCGACACTCTCACCGACGCGGTCTGCAAAGAGTTCAAAGTGGACGAAACTGTCTACAATGCCCCCGCGGCGTCAGCGCAAACACTTGCTGACGCCGCCACTCCCTATTTCGCGTCGTTCGAAACACGGATCGGGTCGAGAGATGTCGGCGTGCCATTGCTCGTGCATCGGCGCTGCGCCGATCCGATGTTCGGCATTTCCAATGCCATCGCCTATGAGAATCTAATGGTGCAGGCGAAGGCGACGAAACAATCGCCAATTGTCGACGCGCTAGGCCCGTCGCGTTGGATTAATGTGGAAGGATCGGGCCAGGACAAGTGGTGTGCCGCTGAGGGCGACGAGGTCATTAGCCTGCTACGAATGATACGCGAAAGTGGGGCTAGCCCTGACCTATACATCGTCACGCCATTCGTTGTGGTTCAGGATCGCATGCGCGACCTAGTCAGAACCAGTGGTGTCTTGACTGGGTGGGTCGATGACGTGGCTCGTTGGCCCTACGACCGCATCGGAACGGTGCACACGGTTCAAGGGCGGGAGGCCGAGGCTGTGATCTTCCTACTGGGCGCTCCGATGCCTCAGCAGAAGGGCGCGCGGAACTGGGCAGGTGCAAGGCCCAACATTCTGAACGTGGCCGTCTCACGGGCCCAAGAGGCGCTCTATGTTGTCGGCAATAGAGCCCTATGGGGACAGGCCGGTGTCTTCTCGGAACTGGATAGAATGTTATAG